The following are encoded together in the Sphingomicrobium clamense genome:
- a CDS encoding universal stress protein, producing MKTILLHVQDDERVDVRVENALAIARAADAHLDVLHVTPERAVAVFESFGGIDVDGQGLKNLRAAEDALEERVRHELSNEDVSWDYVRLTGSVAGSLTSGAALADLIVTGRVGHSSNKGHLKPERLLGDLLHSSRTPIFVRGDRQERFDPKGKAIIAWDGSFEAANAVRAGIGMLKLASEVEVVRVTEGGEEVEPGLYPVTRVLEYLSRNDIHANYSRIAEIDGKVSTALIDHADKMGAGLLVMGAYSHNRIVERLFGGLTSVMLRACPIAILAAH from the coding sequence GTGAAAACCATCCTCCTCCACGTCCAGGACGACGAACGCGTCGATGTTCGCGTCGAAAATGCGCTGGCGATCGCGCGCGCTGCGGATGCGCATCTCGATGTGCTGCACGTGACGCCCGAACGGGCCGTGGCGGTTTTCGAGAGCTTTGGCGGTATCGATGTCGACGGACAGGGCCTCAAGAATCTTCGCGCTGCCGAGGATGCGCTCGAAGAGCGTGTGCGCCACGAACTGTCGAACGAGGATGTCAGCTGGGATTATGTTCGCCTGACCGGCTCTGTGGCGGGCAGCCTGACCTCGGGCGCCGCGCTTGCCGACCTGATCGTCACCGGGCGCGTGGGCCACTCCAGCAACAAAGGTCATCTCAAGCCCGAACGGCTGCTCGGCGACCTGCTGCACAGCTCGCGCACGCCGATCTTCGTGCGCGGTGACCGGCAGGAACGGTTCGACCCCAAGGGCAAGGCGATCATTGCCTGGGACGGCAGCTTCGAGGCAGCCAATGCGGTCCGCGCGGGGATCGGCATGCTCAAGCTGGCGAGCGAAGTCGAAGTGGTGCGCGTCACCGAGGGCGGCGAGGAAGTCGAGCCCGGTCTTTACCCCGTCACCCGCGTGCTCGAATATCTCTCGCGCAACGACATCCACGCCAATTACAGCCGCATCGCAGAGATTGACGGCAAGGTGTCGACCGCGCTGATCGATCATGCGGACAAGATGGGGGCCGGACTGCTCGTCATGGGCGCCTACAGCCACAACCGCATCGTCGAGCGCCTGTTCGGCGGGTTGACGAGCGTCATGCTGCGCGCCTGCCCGATCGCGATCCTGGCCGCCCACTGA
- a CDS encoding DUF5681 domain-containing protein, whose protein sequence is MTKKSDYEVGYCKPPKEHRFPKGKSGNPGGRPSKKVRALMPLQLRRDIIDVCERETRIRTTDGDIAVSIIEAVNLRIAQKALAGHLPLRKV, encoded by the coding sequence ATGACCAAGAAGTCGGATTACGAGGTCGGTTATTGCAAGCCGCCGAAGGAGCATCGATTCCCAAAAGGCAAGTCGGGAAACCCGGGAGGAAGGCCATCTAAAAAGGTGCGCGCGCTGATGCCTTTGCAGCTGCGACGAGACATCATCGACGTTTGCGAAAGAGAAACGCGGATCCGGACTACCGACGGCGATATCGCCGTGAGCATCATTGAGGCGGTGAACTTGCGGATCGCCCAGAAGGCCCTCGCGGGGCATCTGCCTCTCCGAAAAGTATGA
- a CDS encoding AIPR family protein, with protein sequence MREIQQFRGRLLADINQEQSEAGIPEFSENVFTELATEWLSETGLTENPEVCHFERSIGNRIARVNGFAVSDDEATLDLFTTCFNGQGDTASFAPEDFRKAARQALAFFRSVSAEMVASLEPSSAEYGMARRIADLAAGLHRVRIFVLSDGVCSLKAIDEEETDRPKVLYELIDIERMHRLVQSGLPRDEIFVDFREFDGDGLRCLHAPEISEDYDAYLALVPGEILFHLYDRYGPRLLEKNVRSFLSARGKVNRGIRDTLRKEPDRFLAYNNGIVATVDEIEIVHNREAGSRHVVSVRGLQIVNGGQTTASLHRARRDDKVDLSSVYVPAKISLIDPGKIDEVVPKISLYANSQNNIQMADFSANDPYHVELSKLSSNVWCPGEQGRWFYERTRGEYEVEKSRTARTPAQVRKFNERTPRSRKFDKVELAKFILSWEQRPDKVSLGGQKCFSWFMQDLKDTHSKNWLPDEEYFKRTIAKALLYKEAMSVVRKEKFPAYRAQVVTYVVAYLSHRTGRQVDLDMIWQKQKLSEDLVELLRDLAYVVRDTIVESAGDRNVTEWCKKAECWTAVRACGFKLPDQLPGEVRGTQAGGGGKTPSSNLSPADLNAMERCQAVSAQDWIEISRWGNSTGKLKDWQSGIAATLGGYAARDWTKPPSVKQAHRGVEIIRLAEDEGGPLSGE encoded by the coding sequence ATGCGTGAGATTCAGCAGTTTCGGGGCAGGCTGCTAGCGGACATAAACCAGGAACAGTCCGAGGCTGGGATACCTGAGTTTTCGGAGAATGTTTTTACGGAACTGGCAACGGAGTGGCTCTCCGAGACGGGCCTGACAGAGAATCCGGAAGTCTGTCATTTCGAGCGCAGCATTGGAAACCGCATTGCGAGGGTGAACGGTTTCGCCGTCAGTGACGACGAAGCGACGCTCGACCTTTTCACGACTTGCTTCAACGGTCAGGGGGACACGGCCAGTTTTGCTCCCGAGGACTTCAGGAAGGCTGCGAGACAAGCGCTTGCCTTTTTCAGGTCCGTCTCCGCAGAGATGGTCGCATCGCTCGAACCGTCCAGCGCCGAATACGGAATGGCTCGCCGAATTGCGGATCTTGCAGCTGGCCTTCATCGAGTTCGCATTTTTGTTCTTTCCGATGGCGTTTGCTCGCTGAAAGCCATCGATGAAGAGGAAACGGATCGACCCAAAGTTCTGTATGAACTGATCGATATCGAGAGGATGCACCGATTGGTGCAGTCCGGTCTGCCGCGGGACGAAATTTTCGTGGATTTTCGGGAATTCGATGGCGACGGCCTGCGCTGTCTGCATGCGCCGGAGATCAGCGAAGATTATGATGCATATCTCGCTCTCGTCCCCGGCGAAATTCTTTTCCATTTATACGACCGGTATGGACCACGGCTTCTCGAAAAGAATGTGCGGTCGTTTCTTTCCGCGCGCGGGAAGGTCAATCGAGGCATTCGTGACACCTTGAGGAAGGAGCCCGATCGATTCCTTGCTTACAATAACGGGATCGTCGCCACCGTTGACGAAATCGAAATCGTACACAATCGGGAGGCAGGATCACGACATGTCGTGTCCGTGCGCGGTCTGCAGATCGTTAACGGGGGGCAAACAACCGCCTCGCTTCACCGTGCGCGCCGTGACGACAAGGTCGATCTGTCTTCCGTTTACGTCCCAGCGAAGATTTCACTCATCGACCCCGGCAAGATTGACGAGGTTGTCCCCAAAATCTCGCTCTATGCAAACTCGCAAAACAACATTCAGATGGCAGACTTCTCAGCCAACGACCCATACCACGTGGAACTATCCAAACTATCTTCCAATGTTTGGTGTCCCGGGGAGCAGGGTCGATGGTTCTACGAACGGACGCGGGGCGAATACGAAGTTGAAAAGTCGAGAACTGCGCGTACCCCGGCACAGGTTCGAAAGTTCAACGAGAGAACGCCTCGAAGCCGGAAATTCGACAAGGTCGAGCTGGCCAAATTCATTCTGTCGTGGGAGCAGCGGCCCGACAAAGTCAGCCTCGGCGGACAGAAGTGCTTTTCCTGGTTCATGCAGGATCTGAAGGACACGCACTCGAAAAACTGGTTGCCCGACGAGGAATATTTCAAGCGGACCATCGCCAAGGCGCTCTTGTACAAGGAGGCGATGAGCGTCGTGCGCAAGGAGAAGTTCCCTGCGTATCGAGCTCAGGTCGTCACCTACGTCGTTGCCTATCTGTCTCATCGAACAGGGCGCCAGGTAGACCTCGACATGATCTGGCAAAAACAGAAACTTTCGGAAGACCTGGTCGAGCTTCTTCGCGATCTCGCTTACGTGGTCCGTGACACAATCGTGGAAAGTGCGGGTGATCGGAACGTCACCGAATGGTGCAAGAAAGCGGAATGCTGGACAGCGGTGAGAGCGTGTGGCTTCAAGCTTCCCGACCAGCTCCCTGGCGAAGTTCGGGGGACCCAAGCGGGTGGAGGAGGAAAGACGCCATCCAGCAATCTTTCTCCTGCCGACCTGAATGCGATGGAACGCTGCCAAGCCGTTTCCGCTCAAGACTGGATCGAGATCAGTCGGTGGGGCAATTCTACCGGGAAGCTCAAGGACTGGCAGTCTGGGATTGCTGCAACCCTTGGCGGATATGCAGCGCGCGACTGGACAAAGCCTCCATCAGTCAAACAGGCGCATCGGGGCGTGGAAATCATTCGTCTTGCCGAGGACGAAGGTGGCCCCCTTTCGGGGGAATGA
- a CDS encoding site-specific DNA-methyltransferase: MLQSNLEVQMRSVSTIKPARRNARTHSKSQISQIARSIERFGFTNPVLLGDDDVIVAGHGRVEAARLLCIGDVPCLYLHGMSEADRRAYMLADNKLALKAGWDMEILALELGELQELDFEMDLTGFDLPEIDAILCEADAASTETVDASDDCPELPADKDVVSRLGDTWKLGRHMLVCGDAKDPEVIGRLMGGDRAAMVFTDPPYNVPITGHVCGMGKQKHREFAEASGEMTSSQFEEFLRVSFENLASACSDGAIIFTCMDWRHLREALGAGHAAFTELKNICVWSKTNGGMGTFYRSQHEMVLAWKVGKAPHTNNFGLGDKGRYRTNVWSYAGVNTFRAGRMDELASHPTVKPVALVADAIRDVSHRGQLVLDTFGGSGTTLVAAEKTGRVARLVEIDPVYCDVIIRRWQTLTGKNAVLGGTDDSHEQVAERRFAAGHSGWGDAA, encoded by the coding sequence ATGTTACAGAGTAATCTCGAAGTGCAGATGCGGTCGGTTTCGACTATCAAACCTGCAAGGCGCAATGCGCGGACACATTCGAAGTCGCAAATTTCCCAGATCGCCAGATCGATAGAGAGGTTCGGGTTCACCAATCCGGTCCTGCTCGGCGATGACGACGTGATCGTTGCCGGCCATGGTCGGGTGGAGGCAGCCCGCCTTCTGTGCATTGGCGATGTCCCTTGCCTCTATCTCCACGGCATGTCCGAGGCTGACCGCCGGGCCTACATGCTTGCCGACAACAAACTCGCGCTGAAGGCTGGCTGGGACATGGAAATCCTCGCGCTCGAGCTCGGAGAGCTTCAGGAGCTCGATTTCGAAATGGACCTGACGGGATTCGATCTACCCGAGATCGACGCAATTCTTTGCGAAGCGGACGCGGCCTCGACCGAAACCGTGGATGCAAGCGACGACTGTCCCGAGCTTCCGGCAGACAAGGATGTCGTTTCCCGCCTCGGCGATACATGGAAGCTCGGCCGTCACATGCTCGTGTGCGGGGATGCCAAGGATCCCGAAGTCATCGGCCGGCTGATGGGCGGAGATCGGGCGGCGATGGTCTTCACTGATCCACCCTACAACGTTCCGATTACCGGCCATGTTTGCGGGATGGGCAAGCAGAAGCATCGCGAGTTTGCCGAAGCCAGTGGCGAGATGACCTCATCACAATTCGAGGAATTCCTGCGCGTCAGCTTCGAGAACCTTGCTTCCGCCTGCTCGGATGGTGCGATCATCTTCACCTGCATGGACTGGCGGCATCTCCGCGAAGCGCTTGGTGCCGGGCATGCGGCTTTCACCGAGCTCAAGAACATCTGTGTCTGGTCAAAGACGAACGGAGGGATGGGGACCTTCTATCGCTCGCAGCACGAAATGGTTCTCGCATGGAAGGTCGGCAAGGCGCCCCACACCAATAACTTCGGTCTGGGCGACAAGGGGCGCTACCGCACGAACGTCTGGTCCTACGCCGGTGTGAACACCTTCAGGGCGGGACGAATGGACGAGCTGGCTTCGCATCCGACAGTCAAGCCGGTCGCGTTGGTGGCCGACGCGATCCGGGATGTCAGTCATCGTGGTCAGCTCGTGCTCGATACGTTCGGTGGCTCGGGCACAACGCTCGTGGCCGCGGAGAAGACGGGCAGGGTGGCTCGCCTGGTCGAGATCGACCCTGTCTATTGCGATGTCATCATCAGACGCTGGCAGACTCTGACAGGAAAGAACGCGGTTCTTGGCGGCACGGATGACAGCCATGAGCAGGTTGCCGAACGCCGTTTCGCCGCTGGCCACTCCGGCTGGGGAGACGCGGCATGA
- a CDS encoding VOC family protein — MFSHVMVGADDLEKSKFFYDAIMQAIGGKPGITDPKGRGSWLHKGSVLMITKPINGEPASCGNGMTIGFACDSPEMVDAWHEAGVGAGGTAIEDPPGIRENPFGKLYLAYLRDPAGNKLCGLYRVPKE; from the coding sequence ATGTTCAGTCACGTAATGGTCGGCGCGGACGACCTCGAAAAATCGAAATTCTTCTACGATGCGATCATGCAGGCGATCGGCGGCAAGCCCGGCATTACCGATCCCAAGGGCCGCGGCAGCTGGCTTCACAAGGGAAGCGTGCTGATGATCACCAAACCGATCAATGGCGAGCCCGCAAGCTGCGGCAACGGCATGACCATCGGCTTCGCCTGCGACAGTCCCGAAATGGTCGATGCCTGGCACGAGGCAGGCGTCGGCGCGGGCGGCACCGCGATCGAGGACCCGCCGGGCATCCGTGAAAACCCGTTCGGAAAGCTCTACCTCGCTTATCTTCGCGACCCCGCGGGCAACAAGCTGTGCGGCCTCTATCGGGTGCCCAAGGAGTAG
- a CDS encoding cupin domain-containing protein → MLFLWALVHPVVADLPGPLEAGWQGEKVCEAIHEDEAQRVLRCTFPPGVGHEKHTHPRHFGYALSGGTMRITDDRGTREVELATGSSYASNGTPWHEVVNVGETTVQYLIVEPK, encoded by the coding sequence ATGCTTTTCCTGTGGGCGCTGGTGCACCCGGTCGTCGCGGACCTTCCGGGACCGCTCGAGGCGGGCTGGCAAGGCGAGAAAGTGTGCGAGGCGATCCACGAGGACGAGGCGCAGCGCGTGCTGCGCTGCACCTTTCCGCCCGGTGTGGGACACGAGAAGCACACGCATCCCAGACATTTCGGCTATGCGCTGTCGGGCGGTACGATGCGCATCACCGACGACCGCGGCACGCGCGAGGTCGAACTGGCGACCGGTAGCAGCTATGCGAGCAACGGCACGCCCTGGCACGAGGTGGTGAATGTAGGCGAGACCACGGTGCAGTATCTGATCGTCGAGCCGAAGTAG
- the fghA gene encoding S-formylglutathione hydrolase produces the protein MAIERVDCWKAHGGTQGVYRHDSRATGTPMTFSVFVPEHGEGQLLPVLWYLSGLTCTHANVTEKGEYRAACAEHGVIFVAPDSSPRGDDVADDDGYDLGQGAGFYVDATQAPWTPHYNMWSYVSDELCQLVSAHFPIDLHAQGISGHSMGGHGALTLALRQPDRFRSVSAFAPIANPSEVPWGRKALGTYLGSDEKTWRKHDTVALLEDGATCPEMLVDIGTDDPFYDEQLKPASLEAACAKAGQPLTLRRQSGYDHSYYFISSFMADHVRWHAERLKG, from the coding sequence ATGGCCATCGAACGGGTCGATTGCTGGAAGGCGCATGGCGGGACGCAGGGTGTGTATCGCCACGACAGCCGCGCGACGGGCACGCCGATGACCTTTTCGGTCTTCGTCCCCGAGCATGGCGAAGGCCAGCTCCTGCCCGTGCTCTGGTATCTCTCGGGTCTGACCTGCACCCACGCCAACGTCACCGAAAAAGGCGAGTACCGCGCCGCCTGCGCGGAGCATGGCGTCATCTTCGTCGCACCCGACAGCAGCCCGCGCGGCGACGACGTCGCGGACGATGACGGCTACGACCTCGGACAAGGCGCGGGCTTCTATGTCGATGCGACGCAAGCGCCCTGGACACCGCACTACAATATGTGGAGCTACGTCTCCGACGAATTGTGCCAGCTCGTCTCGGCGCATTTCCCGATCGACCTGCATGCGCAAGGCATCTCCGGCCATTCGATGGGCGGTCACGGTGCGCTGACGCTCGCGCTGCGCCAGCCCGACCGCTTCCGTTCGGTTTCGGCCTTCGCGCCGATCGCCAACCCGAGCGAGGTGCCGTGGGGCCGCAAGGCGCTGGGCACCTATCTGGGGAGCGACGAGAAGACTTGGCGCAAGCATGACACCGTCGCCTTGCTCGAGGACGGAGCAACCTGTCCCGAGATGCTGGTCGATATCGGCACCGACGACCCCTTCTATGACGAGCAACTCAAGCCTGCTTCGCTCGAGGCCGCGTGCGCCAAGGCGGGACAGCCCCTTACGCTCCGGCGGCAGTCAGGCTACGACCACAGCTATTATTTCATCTCCAGCTTCATGGCCGACCATGTCCGCTGGCATGCCGAGCGTTTGAAAGGGTAG
- the dcm gene encoding DNA (cytosine-5-)-methyltransferase yields the protein MEKEKSAHETLRLRAFLRDYRKRNGHLPREYVEFHAGRSSEPDWSQIDGAAWKLAEREARRLELGTEPATDAIENTIELIRGNYDDTILIGGPPCQAYSLVGRARSRGTKGYRPENDDRHFLFREYIRVLDRLRPAVFVMENVKGMLSSIVKSERVFEMLMDDLSSLGGGDEHAYELRALVSDGKGIALRTVSQASDFIVRAEDFGVPQRRHRVIIVGIRSDLAARAEGVEIERTVTTTSTVESVVADMPKLRSGISPQRDDGPAAWAHIIRGAALSLAEHDFGSESERLHERFSAIAKDGVDQLQRSSKSLPADYGVSNDPLRNWLECSELEALAHHETRGHMDSDLARYLFVSVFGEQVGRSPKASDFPDMLAPDHRSWSSGKFADRFRVQLAGEAATTITSHISKDGHYFIHPDPTQCRSLTVREAARIQTFPDDYLFLGNRTQQYVQVGNAVPPYLARQIAAVVHAVLRRNENAQRAVGAGERNPKTEPLSA from the coding sequence GTGGAGAAGGAAAAGTCAGCGCATGAAACGCTCAGACTTCGTGCCTTTCTTCGCGACTACCGGAAGCGCAACGGCCATCTTCCAAGGGAATATGTCGAATTCCACGCAGGGCGATCTAGCGAGCCCGACTGGTCGCAGATTGACGGGGCAGCTTGGAAGCTGGCCGAGCGCGAAGCGCGAAGGCTGGAACTGGGAACGGAGCCTGCGACTGACGCGATCGAAAATACCATTGAACTGATCCGCGGCAACTATGACGACACCATTCTGATCGGTGGACCGCCCTGTCAGGCCTACTCGCTCGTCGGGCGGGCAAGATCCCGGGGGACGAAAGGCTATCGACCGGAGAACGACGATCGGCACTTCCTCTTCCGGGAATATATCCGGGTACTCGACCGGCTCCGGCCGGCGGTATTCGTGATGGAAAATGTGAAGGGCATGCTGTCCTCGATCGTAAAAAGCGAGCGCGTCTTCGAGATGTTGATGGACGACCTTTCATCACTTGGGGGAGGGGACGAACACGCATACGAACTACGTGCCCTCGTTTCGGACGGAAAAGGTATCGCATTACGCACCGTCTCGCAGGCGTCCGACTTTATCGTCCGGGCCGAGGATTTCGGTGTGCCCCAGCGTCGCCACCGAGTGATCATCGTTGGCATTCGTTCGGACCTTGCGGCCCGTGCGGAGGGGGTCGAGATCGAGCGTACGGTGACCACGACGTCGACTGTCGAAAGCGTGGTTGCCGACATGCCGAAGCTGCGCAGCGGGATCAGCCCGCAGCGCGATGACGGACCTGCCGCGTGGGCCCATATCATCAGAGGGGCTGCTCTATCGCTCGCAGAGCACGACTTCGGCAGTGAAAGCGAACGACTGCACGAAAGATTTTCGGCGATCGCCAAAGACGGCGTCGACCAATTACAGCGTAGCTCCAAGTCCTTGCCCGCAGACTACGGCGTATCGAACGACCCTCTTCGAAACTGGCTCGAATGCAGCGAACTCGAAGCATTGGCGCACCACGAGACCCGAGGACACATGGATAGCGATCTGGCTCGCTATCTCTTCGTGTCGGTATTCGGTGAGCAGGTGGGACGCAGTCCCAAGGCGTCGGATTTCCCGGACATGCTCGCACCCGACCACCGAAGTTGGTCGTCAGGCAAATTTGCAGATCGGTTTCGAGTCCAGCTGGCGGGCGAGGCCGCCACAACAATCACAAGTCACATATCCAAGGACGGCCACTACTTCATTCATCCCGACCCAACCCAGTGCCGTAGCCTGACAGTCAGGGAAGCGGCCAGGATTCAGACCTTCCCGGACGACTATCTTTTCCTGGGCAATCGGACGCAGCAATATGTTCAGGTAGGCAACGCAGTACCACCGTATCTGGCGCGGCAGATTGCGGCAGTCGTCCATGCCGTATTGCGCCGAAACGAAAACGCTCAGCGTGCCGTAGGGGCAGGTGAGCGAAACCCGAAAACCGAGCCGCTTAGCGCCTGA
- a CDS encoding very short patch repair endonuclease: MADIVDKEKRSLMMAGIGGKDTKPEIKLRKGLWALGFRYRKNVKTLPGTPDLVLRKYNAAIFVHGCFWHRHAGCRLTTTPATRTDFWREKFDQNVERDNRVRARLHADGWRNGVVWECALKKASDAETTIAKVATWLNSEDQSFEIGL, translated from the coding sequence ATGGCCGACATTGTCGACAAGGAAAAGCGCTCGCTCATGATGGCGGGCATCGGTGGCAAGGATACGAAGCCCGAGATCAAGCTCCGCAAGGGACTTTGGGCGCTGGGCTTCCGCTATCGCAAGAATGTGAAGACCCTTCCGGGTACTCCTGATCTCGTGCTGAGGAAGTACAACGCGGCGATATTCGTTCACGGCTGTTTCTGGCACCGCCATGCTGGTTGTCGCCTCACTACTACGCCGGCCACGCGAACGGATTTCTGGCGAGAGAAATTCGATCAAAATGTGGAAAGAGACAATCGGGTACGGGCGAGGCTGCATGCTGATGGCTGGCGAAATGGCGTCGTCTGGGAATGCGCTCTCAAGAAAGCTTCGGATGCCGAAACAACAATTGCCAAGGTTGCCACGTGGCTGAACAGCGAGGACCAATCTTTCGAAATCGGCCTCTAA
- a CDS encoding S-(hydroxymethyl)glutathione dehydrogenase/class III alcohol dehydrogenase: MKTRAAVAFGEKQLLEIVEVDLEGPKEGEVLVEIMATGICHTDAYTLDGFDSEGIFPSILGHEGAGIVREVGPGVSLVKPDDHVIPLYIPECGTCKMCTSGKTNLCERLRATQGKGVMPDGTSRFSYKGETIYHYMGCSTFSNFTVLPEIAVAKIDPKAPFDKACYVGCGVTTGIGAVLNTAKVEKGARVVVFGLGGIGLNVIQGAKMAGAKQIVGVDINNDKEEWGRKFGMTDFVNPGEVDDVLHHLYKLTDGGADYSFDATGNVDVMRQALECCHKGWGESVIIGVAPAGAEIATRPFQLVTGRVWKGTAFGGAKGRTDVPEIVKWYLDGKIQIDPMITHILSLDEINKGFDLMHEGKSIRSVVVY; this comes from the coding sequence ATGAAGACCCGCGCCGCCGTTGCGTTCGGCGAAAAACAGCTGCTTGAAATCGTCGAGGTCGACCTCGAGGGGCCGAAGGAAGGCGAGGTGCTGGTCGAGATCATGGCGACCGGTATCTGCCACACCGACGCCTACACGCTCGACGGGTTCGACAGCGAAGGCATCTTCCCGAGCATCCTCGGCCATGAGGGCGCGGGGATCGTGCGTGAGGTCGGGCCTGGCGTGAGCCTGGTGAAGCCCGACGATCATGTCATCCCGCTCTACATCCCCGAATGCGGGACCTGTAAGATGTGCACCAGCGGCAAGACGAATTTGTGCGAGCGCCTGCGCGCGACGCAGGGCAAGGGGGTCATGCCCGACGGGACCAGCCGCTTCTCGTACAAGGGCGAGACGATCTACCATTATATGGGCTGCTCGACCTTTTCGAACTTCACGGTGTTGCCGGAGATCGCGGTGGCAAAGATCGATCCCAAGGCGCCGTTCGACAAGGCTTGCTATGTCGGCTGCGGCGTCACGACGGGGATCGGCGCGGTGCTCAACACGGCCAAGGTCGAAAAAGGCGCGCGGGTCGTCGTATTCGGTCTTGGCGGGATCGGCCTCAACGTCATCCAGGGCGCGAAGATGGCGGGCGCCAAGCAGATTGTCGGCGTCGACATCAACAATGACAAGGAAGAATGGGGCCGCAAGTTCGGCATGACCGATTTCGTCAATCCGGGCGAGGTCGATGACGTGCTGCACCACCTCTACAAGCTGACCGACGGTGGCGCCGACTACAGCTTCGATGCGACGGGCAATGTCGACGTCATGCGCCAGGCGCTCGAATGCTGTCACAAGGGCTGGGGCGAGAGCGTCATCATCGGCGTCGCGCCGGCGGGCGCGGAGATTGCGACGCGGCCGTTCCAGCTGGTCACGGGGCGCGTGTGGAAGGGCACCGCGTTCGGCGGCGCCAAGGGCCGCACCGATGTGCCCGAAATCGTGAAATGGTATCTCGACGGCAAGATCCAGATCGATCCCATGATCACTCACATCCTCTCGCTCGACGAAATCAACAAGGGCTTCGACCTCATGCACGAGGGCAAGTCGATCCGTTCGGTCGTGGTTTACTAG
- a CDS encoding CPBP family intramembrane glutamic endopeptidase: MTDVLIMQGLWWAPVLVVLIAIAAARRVDVRVGWLVGAILAYTVYTIVVMKAPTLEAFAALNEGRDFNWGGKLAAIVASLVMLAVAVKVAGAKWADAGLTLIRREGSLIPSLIATGAMVALMVVLQLLAADGPKDSAEALAYQATLPGLDEELFFRGLLLFLLTMAVVPKRRKADPARFGWAAILATLLFTVGHSFFVSGGALSFDPVIFAYVAILGALLMYIRVRTGSILIPLIAHNVTNVVGHLM, translated from the coding sequence ATGACCGATGTCTTGATCATGCAGGGCCTTTGGTGGGCACCCGTTCTCGTCGTCTTGATTGCCATCGCGGCGGCGCGGCGGGTCGACGTCCGCGTCGGCTGGCTGGTCGGCGCGATCCTTGCCTACACGGTCTACACGATCGTGGTGATGAAGGCGCCGACGCTCGAAGCGTTTGCCGCACTCAACGAAGGGCGCGATTTCAATTGGGGCGGCAAGCTGGCGGCGATTGTCGCATCGCTCGTTATGCTGGCCGTGGCGGTCAAGGTGGCCGGGGCGAAATGGGCCGATGCGGGCCTCACGCTCATACGGCGCGAAGGGTCGCTGATCCCGTCGCTGATCGCGACCGGCGCGATGGTCGCGCTGATGGTCGTGCTGCAGTTGCTTGCCGCGGACGGGCCCAAGGATAGCGCCGAGGCGCTGGCCTATCAGGCCACCCTGCCGGGGCTCGACGAGGAACTCTTTTTCCGCGGGCTGCTCCTGTTTTTGCTGACGATGGCGGTGGTGCCCAAGCGTCGAAAAGCCGACCCGGCCCGGTTCGGCTGGGCGGCGATCCTCGCCACCTTGCTCTTTACCGTCGGGCATAGTTTCTTCGTGAGCGGCGGCGCGCTGAGCTTCGATCCGGTCATCTTCGCCTATGTCGCCATCCTTGGCGCATTGCTCATGTATATCCGCGTGCGTACGGGAAGTATCCTGATCCCGCTGATCGCGCATAACGTCACCAACGTCGTCGGACATTTGATGTAG